The Solidesulfovibrio fructosivorans JJ] sequence GGGCGGGAACCCTTTTTTACCAAAAAAGGGTTCCCGCCCCCCGGTTCCTCTCTCCGCTCCTCTCCTCACAAGGAACGACTATGGCGGTCAATGTTTGGGGATATTTGAAGGAATATGAAGCGGAGCGGGAGGAGATCCTGGCCGCCGTTACCGCTGTTTTGGAGTCTGGCAAGCTGATTTTGGGGCCGCATGTGGCCGCCTTTGAGGAGGCGTTTGCCGGCTATTGCGGGACGCGGTTCGGCGTGGGCTGCGACAACGGCACGAGCGCCGTGATGTTGGCGCTGCTGGCGGTGGGGATACAGCCCGGCGACGAGGTGATCACCGTCGCCAATACGGCCGTGCCCACGGTTTCGGCCATTGTCAGCGCCGGGGGAGTGCCGCGGTTCGTGGATATCGATCCGGCCACGTATCTGATGGACGCGGGCAAGCTGGAAGCGGCCGTGACCCCGCGCACCAGGGCCATTTTGCCCGTGCATCTTTTCGGCCAGTGCGCGGCCATGGAGGCTGTGCGGGAAGTGGCCGATCGCCACGGGCTACGCGTGGTGGAAGACTGCGCCCAGGCCCATGGCGCGGCGCGAAACGGGCGGGTGGCCGGCTCCATGTCCGACGCGGCCTCGTTTTCCTTTTACCCGACCAAGATTCTCGGCACTTACGGCGACGGCGGCATGGTGCTGACGGGAAGCGAAGAGACGGCGAAAAAGCTCAAGCGCCTGCGTTTTTACGGCATGGAAAAGACCTATTACGCCCTGGAGCACGGCTACAATTCGCGCCTGGACGAGATCCATGCCGCGATTTTGCTCGGCAAGCTCAAGCACCTGCCGGACTACATCGCCCGCCGGCGGCAGCTGGCCGCGCGTTACGACGCCGAGCTCGCCGACACGCCGCTGACCCTGCCGGCCGTGGCCCCCGGCAACGAACACGCCTATTACCTGTACGTGGCGCGCCACGAAAAGCGCGACGCCGTGATCGCCGGGCTCAAGGAGCGGGGCGTCAACGTCAACATCAGCTATCCCTGGCCCATCCACACCATGACGGGCTATACGTATCTGGGCTACAAGGAAGGCGACCTGCCCGAAACCGAGCGGGCGGCCAAGGAGATTTTTTCGTTGCCCATGTACCCGTCGCTCACGGACGCCGAGCAGGATACGGCCATCGCCGCCCTGCGCGACACCCTGGACGCGGTCGGGGCCTAAGCCCAAGGAGTTTCCCCGTGGAATTCGGCGCCATCGCTTTGGCCATTATGGCCGCTTTTACCGGCGCGGCCCTGTATATCAACATCGTCGAGCATCCCGCCCGGCGCGTTTTCCTGGATGCCGACATGCTGGCCCAGTGGCAGCGCAGCTACCCGAGAGCCAGGCGGATGCAGGAATACCTGGTCATGGCCGGCTTCTTTTTCGGCATGGTCGGGCTTCTCTGGACGGGCAAGGGGCTGTATCTGACGGGCTCGCTTTTCACCTGCGCCATCTGGGTGGTGACGCGCAAGTGGATCATGCCCCTCAATACCACGCTCATGGCGACGAACGCCGAGGACGCCGATGCCGGCATCCGGGCGCTTTTGGAAAAGTGGAACATTCTCCACGTCGTGCGCACGGGGCTCGGTTTCCTGGCCGTACTGAGTTTTTTTGCTGCGCTTTAGAGGGAGGGAAGATAGCGAGAGGGGAAACCCTTTAAAAAGGGTTCTCCCCTCTCGCGCTCTCCCCTTCCTAAAGTTTATAATGGTTACGGGTGGGCTATGGGGAACATTTTGTTTCCATTAAAAGTCTTTGGAAAGGGGGTCCGGGGGGAAACCTTTCTCCAGAAAGGTTTCCCCCCGGTTCCTATGTCCTCTCTTGCCACTTCCCTTTGGCCTGACGGCGAGTTCCGGAGCGTCTGCCGTGTCTGTCACGGCGGTTGCGCGACCCGGGTGACGGTTGTCGGCGGACGGGTGACGCGGGTGCGACCCTGGCCGGGATCGCCCTTTAATTGCGGCCGCATGTGCGTCAAGGGCCTGTCCACGCCCGAGGCGATGTACCATCCGGACCGGCTGCGTTATCCGCTTAAGCGCGTGGGCGAACGGGGCGCGGGGAAATTCGTCCGCGTTTCCTGGGACGAGGCCCTGGCCGACATCGCCGCCCGCCTGGATACGTTTCGCCGGGAATCCGGCCCCGAGTCCGTGGCCCTGGGCCAGGGCACCGGCCGGCACCATTATTTCCACGTCATCCGCTTCGCCAACACCTTCGGCACGCCCAACTGGTACGAGCCGGGGCTGGCCAACTGTTTCATTCCGCGCATCACGGCCTGCAACCTGACCTATGGCGGCTTCGTGGCCGGGGACTATTACGGCGACGTGCCGCCGCGCACCATCCTTTTCTGGGGCCACAATCCGCTGGTCTCCGGTCCGGACGGCGAGCTGGCCTTTCCGATCAAAAAGGCCCTGGCCGGGGGAGCCTACGGCATCGCCGTCGACCCCAGGCGCAGCGAGACGGCCAGGCGTTGCGGCCTGTGGCTGCCGATCCGGCCCGGCACCGACGCGGCGCTGGCCATGGCCATGATCCGGGCCATCATTGAAGAGGGCTGGTACGACCGGGAGTTCGTTGAGGCCTACGGTTCCGGGTTCGAGGCGCTTCGAGAGCGGGTGGGGGAGGCCACGCCCGAGTGGGCCGAGGAGGTGACCGGCGTGCCGGCGGCCTCGCTTCTCGAGGCCGCCCGGCGCTACGCCCTGGACAAGCCGTCCATCCTCGAGTGGGGCGTGTCGTTGGAGCAGAACCCCAACAGCCTGCAAACCGTGCGGGCCGTGGCCATCCTGCGCGGGCTGACCGGCAATCTGGACATTCCGGGCGGGGATGTCTTTGGCCACGACCTGGTGGCCGCCTATCCGGTCATGCGCCAAGCCCTGCCGCCGGACGCCCTGGCCAAGCGCATCGGGGCCGACCGGTTCAAGCTTCTGGGCGGGTTTCGGGCCTTCATGCCGGCGGCGCACATCCCCGGGCTTTTCGGGGCCATGCGCACGGGCGAGCCCTACCGGGTGCGGGCGTTGCTCGTTTTCGGCAACAATCCCCTGGCCACCGTGGCCAACAGCCTGGGTGTACTGCGGTCCCTTCGCGCCCTGGACCTGCTCGTCGTGGCCGATCATTTCATGACCCCGACCGCCGCGTTGGCCGATTACGTGCTGCCTTCGGCCTATTGGCCCGAGATCGACCAGATCATCGAGCTGCCGCTGGTGGCCCCGCGCGCGGTCTTTGCCCATCGCAAGCTGGCGCATGTGGGCGAGTGTCGGCAAAACGAGCTGATTTTAAGCGACCTGGCCCGGCGTCTGGGACTTCCCGGGGCCGATGAGACGCTCCCCGACATTCTCGACCAGCGCTTGAAGCCCATCGGCCTGACCTTCGACGAGCTGGCCGACCGGTTCATGGTCATGGCCGAACCCGTCTATCGGCGGTTTGCGGAAAAGGGCTTTCGCACGCCGAGTCGCAAGGTGGAATTATCCTGCAAGGCGCTGGCCCGGCTGGGCTACGATCCGTTGCCGTCCTTTGCCGAACCGCCGGAAAGTCCGGTGTCCGCGCCGGAGGTGGCGCGCGAATTCCCGCTGGTTCTGACCACCGGGGCGCGGCGGCTGGAATTTTTCCACAGCGACGGCCGGCAGGTGGCCGGGCTTCGCAAGAGGCGTCCCGATCCCCTGGCCGAGCTTGGGCCGGCCACGGCCGCCCGCTTCGGCATCGTCGACGGCGACTGGATGCGGGTCAAAAGCCCGCGCGGGGCCATCCGCATGCGGGCCAAGGTCACGGCCGACATCCGGGAAGGGGTGGTCAGCGTCGACCACGGCTGGTGGTTTCCCGAGCGCGGCGGGTTCGATTTCGGGGCTTTCGAGTCCAACGCCAACGTCCTGACCAATGACGGCCCGCCCTATGATCCGGCTTTCGGCTCGTACCAGCTGCGCGGACTTCTCTGCGCCGTGGAAAAGGAGCCGGGCTAGCCTCCGCCCAATCGGCTCCCTATCCTTCCCTCGAAAAACGTATTCTCTATAACCAACTAAAAGATAAAAACTTTAGGAAGGGGAGAGCGCGAGAGGGGAGAACCCTTTTTAAAGGGTTTCCCCTCTCGCATTCTCTTCTCCCCTCTTCCTGTCAGTGGATGAAGGCGCTTTTGTACTGCGCGTAGAGCGCCGCCGCGGCCGGGCCAGCGAAGGGCGAGCAGTATTCAGGCAGGCTGAAGGCGACGATGCCGTCGTGGGGCAGGCGTCCGGCCGTGTCGAGCTGCTTTTTCAGGCGCTCGAGGGGCGCGGGAATGGCCTGGAACGGCTTGTCGTTGATCGGCGGTCCGGCGACCTGGGTGAAGGTTTCGACGACCGGGGTGAAGGCCCGGCCGGTCTCCTGGGCGGCCTGGGAAACCGCCGTCAGGAAGATGCCGGTTTCGCCGTGGAGCAGCTTGGCCACGCCCACGCCGTCCTGGAAGAGCACCCGGTCGATGCCGCTTGCGCCGAGAATCCGCGTCCAGAGCCGGCGCAGCACGAGGGGCTCGGCAAAGGCGTTGGAAAATCCGGACACGGCCACGGGCAGGCCCGGCGCGATCTGGCGCAGGCCTTCCCGCAAATCGGTCAGGTATTCCACCAGCACGTCCTGGCGATCGGGTTCGAGCCAGCTGCGGTCGTCGATTTCCTGGGGAATGTAATAACCGACGACGGTCGGATCTTCCGCCGTAAGCGCGGCAAGCTCCTTGGCGGCGGCCAAGCTTTCGAGGAGCAGCCGGCGGAAATAGACGCGTACGAGCTTGGGGTCCCGCTTGATTTTCTCCCAGTAGGCCGAATCGTGCACGAGCCCCAGCATGAGGCGCATGCCGCTTGCCCTGGCCGCCTGGAGCACGGCCGGCAAGGCGATGTTCGGCGGGGCGGTGAAGTGCTCGCTTTGGTAGGTGGGAGCCTTATCGTTGACGCTCCACTGCACCACCACTTCATCCACGCCGATGGCGCGCAGGGCGGTGAAAAGCGCCTGCCAACGGTTGGCGTCCCAGGAATCATGGTCGGCCAGGAGCTGGAGAAAGGTGCCGGTGAAACCCGGCGTCTCGGCGGCCGCCGGCCGTGTGGGGCCGAGCAGCGCAAGGAGGCACAGCAGTGCCGGGACGATGCGGCGAAAAGCGCTTGCCATGGCCCCCTCCGATCAGAATTTGAGAATGGTGGTCAGAAACAGGGCGTTGATGACGTTTTCCCTGTCCGTGACCTTGGTTTTGTTGAAAAGCGTCCCGTACTTGTATTGCAGCAGGAATTCCAGGGACGAGCGTTCCACCTCGTAGTCGGCGCGGTTGAAGAGGTATTTGAATGACAACCCGCCGCCGCCTTCCACGTAGGACGACTCGTTGAGGTCCGGCGACCAGACCCGCACGTCGGCCACCACGTGGGGCGTGATGAGGAAGCGGTCGCGGACGTTGAACGAGATGCCCTGCCGGCCTTCGGCGTAAAACATGCTGCGCGGGTCGTTTTCGGTGTAGTAGTCGTATTCACCGTAGAAGTATGAATAATTCCAGTATTTTTCTTTCGGTTTGACGTCGTAGCCGTCGGTCAGGGAATACATGGCCCGCAGCAGCCAGTTGTCCTCGGCCGCCTTGCCGAGTTTGAACAGCCGCTCGACGCCGACGTTGAGGTTCTGGGTCTTGAAGGGCTTGTAGCGCAGTCCCGCCGCGCCCTGCCAGGACTTGTCGTCGATTTCCAGGCTGTCCTTGTTGAAGCTGGCCGTCACCCGGCCGATGACCTGGAGAATGCGGTCGTCGCGAAAGCCGACCTTGGGCGGAATCCAGGCGAACTCCGCGCCGGCCCCGGAGCGGATGGTGTCCATGGAGTCGCCCCCGGAGGAGGGCAGCGGCCCGGCGTCCCCGGCGATGTAGGACATGTAGGCCGTGGTGGTGAAGTGCGTCTCCAGCTTGGTTACTTCCTTGCGCATCCGGTAGACGTCCTTGTCCAGCTTTTCCCGGTCCGCCGGGCTGTCCACCGGGCGCAGCGGCGCGTTGTCGATGGCGCGCTTGAAGCGGTCCACGGATTTGTTGTTTTCGCACTCGTGCATGTAGGCGTAGCCGAGGTCCTCCCACAGATGCAGGTAGTCCGGGTCGCGGTGGAGCACGGTCTCGAACACCTCGGCCGCCGCGGCGTACTGCTTGTCCTCGCTTAGGGCGTAGCCCAGGGCGGTCAGGTAGCGGTTGGCGTCGTCGAGCTTCACGGCCCGGCGGTAGGCCTCGATGGCTTCCTTCACGTGGTGGCTGTCGCGCAGCACGTTGCCCAGGCGAAATTCCGTGTCGGCGTCCGGGCGTATGGCCAGCGCCGCTTCGAGGAACTTGCGGGCCCTGTCGTAATCCTTGTCCGCCTCGGCCAGGCTGGCCAGCTCGGACAGGCGCATGATCTTGAGGTCCGGGGGAAGCGTTGCCGGGTCCACGGCTTCGAGGGTCTTTTTGGCTTCCTCGGGATGGCCGGCCAGCCGTTCCAGACGGCCGAGGCGCGTGGCCGTTTCCGGATCGTAGCCGAGTTCCAAGGTGGCCTTGAAGGCCTCGATGCCGGCCTCGTTGCGGGATTCCCCGGCGTAGAGGAATCCCTGGGCCCGGTAATAGGCGCGGCGATCCTGGGCCGAGAGAGAGGCGAGGTCCGGGGCGGCCTTGTCGTAATCGACCAGGGCCAGACCCGGCTTGCCGAGCTTTTCGTAGCACAGGGCCATGGCGATGCGGGTGGCCGGGTCGGGATTGAGGGCCAGGGACCTGGTGAAGTCGTCCAGGGCTTCCTGGTAGCGGCCGGTCTTGTAGGCGATCTGGCCCAGGGCGGAGAGCAGCCGCCAGTTGGGGCCGGACAGGGCCAGGGCGCGGCGGAAGGCCTTTTCGGCGGCGGGCAGGTCGCCGGCCCCGGTCAGGGCGTAGCCGAGGTTTTCCTGGGAGGCGGCGACGTCGCTTCGAAGCGCCCCGGGCGCGGCGGCCGCCTGCCGCCAGAAGGCGATGGCTTTTTGACTGTTGCCCAACGTGCCGTAGGCCTGGGCCAGGGTCATGATGGCCTTGGCCTTGCGCGGGCCGTTATCGAGAAGCCCAAGGGCCCGGCTCAGGGGTTCGACGGCCTTGGCCGGCCGACCCGAAAGCGCGGCCGAGGTGCCGAGGCCCAGGGCGATTTCCGCCTGCTTGTCCCGGGGCAGGTTCGAGGCCAGGCGCGAGGCCTGCTCGAAGGCGTCATAGGCCTTGGCGGCATTTTTCCGGCCGGCGTAGACGTTGCCGAGGGCGAGCAGGGCCTCGGCCTTGTCGGCGGGGCTGATGTCCTGGCGGGTAAAGGCCTCGAGGCTGGCGATGGCGTCCTTGTCCATGTCGGCGGCGGCGAAGCTCTCGCCGGCCTGGCGCAGCAGGGCGGGTTGCCCGGCGGCGGCCAGTTCCTTGAAGATGGGGGCGGCCTCGGCGTTGCGGCCCAGGCGCGAAAGCAGGTTGGCCACGGCCAGGCGGTAGGCGTCGCGCTTTTGGGGGGTCGCGGCCTTCTCGACCAGGGTCTTGTAGATGCCAAGCGCCCGTTCGACCTGCCCATCCCTGACGAGCGCTTCGGCCAGGGAGGCCTGGATATCCTGCCCCGCGCCGGCCGAGAGGGCCTGGGTGAAGGCGGCCACGGCCGCCGGGGCGTCGCCCAGGCGCAGGTTCGTCTCGCCAAGCTGGGTCAACAGCCGGGCCTTGTCCGCGCCCGGAGCCTGGAGCGCTTCCTCCAGGACCTTGCGAGCGGCGGCGTTGTCCCCGGTTTCGGC is a genomic window containing:
- a CDS encoding DegT/DnrJ/EryC1/StrS family aminotransferase; amino-acid sequence: MAVNVWGYLKEYEAEREEILAAVTAVLESGKLILGPHVAAFEEAFAGYCGTRFGVGCDNGTSAVMLALLAVGIQPGDEVITVANTAVPTVSAIVSAGGVPRFVDIDPATYLMDAGKLEAAVTPRTRAILPVHLFGQCAAMEAVREVADRHGLRVVEDCAQAHGAARNGRVAGSMSDAASFSFYPTKILGTYGDGGMVLTGSEETAKKLKRLRFYGMEKTYYALEHGYNSRLDEIHAAILLGKLKHLPDYIARRRQLAARYDAELADTPLTLPAVAPGNEHAYYLYVARHEKRDAVIAGLKERGVNVNISYPWPIHTMTGYTYLGYKEGDLPETERAAKEIFSLPMYPSLTDAEQDTAIAALRDTLDAVGA
- a CDS encoding DUF1772 domain-containing protein — protein: MEFGAIALAIMAAFTGAALYINIVEHPARRVFLDADMLAQWQRSYPRARRMQEYLVMAGFFFGMVGLLWTGKGLYLTGSLFTCAIWVVTRKWIMPLNTTLMATNAEDADAGIRALLEKWNILHVVRTGLGFLAVLSFFAAL
- a CDS encoding molybdopterin-containing oxidoreductase family protein, with amino-acid sequence MSSLATSLWPDGEFRSVCRVCHGGCATRVTVVGGRVTRVRPWPGSPFNCGRMCVKGLSTPEAMYHPDRLRYPLKRVGERGAGKFVRVSWDEALADIAARLDTFRRESGPESVALGQGTGRHHYFHVIRFANTFGTPNWYEPGLANCFIPRITACNLTYGGFVAGDYYGDVPPRTILFWGHNPLVSGPDGELAFPIKKALAGGAYGIAVDPRRSETARRCGLWLPIRPGTDAALAMAMIRAIIEEGWYDREFVEAYGSGFEALRERVGEATPEWAEEVTGVPAASLLEAARRYALDKPSILEWGVSLEQNPNSLQTVRAVAILRGLTGNLDIPGGDVFGHDLVAAYPVMRQALPPDALAKRIGADRFKLLGGFRAFMPAAHIPGLFGAMRTGEPYRVRALLVFGNNPLATVANSLGVLRSLRALDLLVVADHFMTPTAALADYVLPSAYWPEIDQIIELPLVAPRAVFAHRKLAHVGECRQNELILSDLARRLGLPGADETLPDILDQRLKPIGLTFDELADRFMVMAEPVYRRFAEKGFRTPSRKVELSCKALARLGYDPLPSFAEPPESPVSAPEVAREFPLVLTTGARRLEFFHSDGRQVAGLRKRRPDPLAELGPATAARFGIVDGDWMRVKSPRGAIRMRAKVTADIREGVVSVDHGWWFPERGGFDFGAFESNANVLTNDGPPYDPAFGSYQLRGLLCAVEKEPG
- a CDS encoding DUF4434 domain-containing protein, which encodes MASAFRRIVPALLCLLALLGPTRPAAAETPGFTGTFLQLLADHDSWDANRWQALFTALRAIGVDEVVVQWSVNDKAPTYQSEHFTAPPNIALPAVLQAARASGMRLMLGLVHDSAYWEKIKRDPKLVRVYFRRLLLESLAAAKELAALTAEDPTVVGYYIPQEIDDRSWLEPDRQDVLVEYLTDLREGLRQIAPGLPVAVSGFSNAFAEPLVLRRLWTRILGASGIDRVLFQDGVGVAKLLHGETGIFLTAVSQAAQETGRAFTPVVETFTQVAGPPINDKPFQAIPAPLERLKKQLDTAGRLPHDGIVAFSLPEYCSPFAGPAAAALYAQYKSAFIH
- a CDS encoding tetratricopeptide repeat protein; its protein translation is MQSTRCRIIFVLPLLVLCLAGGQALAAGNAHEVGATDGKDKSWIGRQLSHFKAYPHLDMAYRRMKENRLEDAQKEFELYLKLQPDDLAARGDYMDLLYDLGRYDAAMAEAHRILAAKPDNAAALLTSGLCLMRAGDLKSAVAPMEQAVALTKDKPVPHRVAVLATADVLAKLGRYQQALSLLSGLPETADNYALDQAKGVLWAKKGDAAQAVSAFEKALAAAGNDKEKLATLRALAVASADTGDARKAGAYLTEARALAPKDPDLLHQQAVLANKAGRFEEAARLGQELTRLAPTLENKLFLANVLASLKRYDAAAAELTPLLAQKPKPKEAYRLNMRLGVLAMQADKPDEAAAYFRAAVDLRREPLALIRLSRAEQRAGRTQEAAQALHEAVSMGADPNTLLELATLLTKLDKNTAAITYLDKALAEAKDPQQRSHILAMKATLLAETGDNAAARKVLEEALQAPGADKARLLTQLGETNLRLGDAPAAVAAFTQALSAGAGQDIQASLAEALVRDGQVERALGIYKTLVEKAATPQKRDAYRLAVANLLSRLGRNAEAAPIFKELAAAGQPALLRQAGESFAAADMDKDAIASLEAFTRQDISPADKAEALLALGNVYAGRKNAAKAYDAFEQASRLASNLPRDKQAEIALGLGTSAALSGRPAKAVEPLSRALGLLDNGPRKAKAIMTLAQAYGTLGNSQKAIAFWRQAAAAPGALRSDVAASQENLGYALTGAGDLPAAEKAFRRALALSGPNWRLLSALGQIAYKTGRYQEALDDFTRSLALNPDPATRIAMALCYEKLGKPGLALVDYDKAAPDLASLSAQDRRAYYRAQGFLYAGESRNEAGIEAFKATLELGYDPETATRLGRLERLAGHPEEAKKTLEAVDPATLPPDLKIMRLSELASLAEADKDYDRARKFLEAALAIRPDADTEFRLGNVLRDSHHVKEAIEAYRRAVKLDDANRYLTALGYALSEDKQYAAAAEVFETVLHRDPDYLHLWEDLGYAYMHECENNKSVDRFKRAIDNAPLRPVDSPADREKLDKDVYRMRKEVTKLETHFTTTAYMSYIAGDAGPLPSSGGDSMDTIRSGAGAEFAWIPPKVGFRDDRILQVIGRVTASFNKDSLEIDDKSWQGAAGLRYKPFKTQNLNVGVERLFKLGKAAEDNWLLRAMYSLTDGYDVKPKEKYWNYSYFYGEYDYYTENDPRSMFYAEGRQGISFNVRDRFLITPHVVADVRVWSPDLNESSYVEGGGGLSFKYLFNRADYEVERSSLEFLLQYKYGTLFNKTKVTDRENVINALFLTTILKF